One Rosa chinensis cultivar Old Blush chromosome 5, RchiOBHm-V2, whole genome shotgun sequence genomic region harbors:
- the LOC112164959 gene encoding probable lysine-specific demethylase JMJ14, with amino-acid sequence MEGTSFAAESQTKEVHSSNNNQRSDNTVECSGSPLSRKISARWDPDEACRPVIDDAPVFYPTAEEFENTLGYIAEIWPQAESYGICRIVPPRSWIPPCPLKEKDMWENAKFSTRVQQVDLLQNRESMKKKTRGRKRKRRRHSRRRAEANAASETDEKFGFQSGSDFTFAEFQRQASTFKESYFGTHEFKEGSNSGGTNNKRWEPSVEDIEGEYWRIVEQPTDEVEVYYGADLETGVFGSGFPKASSVVTRSESDHYAMSGWNLNNLPRLPGSVLCFEESDISGVLVPWLYVGMCFSSFCWHVEDHHLYSLNYLHFGDPKVWYGVPGSHATSLEQAMRKHLPDLFEEQPDLLNELVTQLSPSVLKSEGVPVHRAIQHSGEFVLTFPRAYHSGFNCGFNCAEAVNVAPVDWLQHGQTAVELYSKQCRKTSLSHDKLLLGSALEAVQVLGEISLGTKLITNQSWQKVCGKDGVLTKAVKRRVEMEEERLDRLPICWKSQKMEREFDSNTERECFSCSYDLHLSAASCNCSPDRFSCLKHAKHFCSCEMTQRYVLLRYSIEELNLLVKALEGELDAIHVWASKDSGVVSIDYTRKCAAKKPKLDQDSKSCDPMEILPVSQDKVNMNGSCSSSSPVSSAVVQSGSQDGHNEDQTLAVNAEAKVEHDCSFDLNLNCMSDEHESKIIDVSDGCDNKASTVEEETSTSMSNQEKTSTSEANKLFGVDLGLSRPASNIPPISSSQTEIGDTSAVNASMRDQSYRLGCLSVVEPLNFGAVMAGKYWCTKQAIYPKGFRSRVNFYSVLDPTKLCSYISEVLDAGLLGPLFKVSLEEFPDEAFANVSADKCWEMVLHRLNNEISRRSSLDERGPPLQSLQSINGFAMFGFLSQPIVEAIEALDPDHLCTEYWNHRCTQQHSSVPSCSLGAPQTKLFGMNMTNKEHNQPSVEGHHSIDEMQLVLRRLLEKANPNPEELRTLHRMLSSQSAEARVACAELIEEMQRNVDNRKS; translated from the exons ATGGAAGGGACGAGTTTTGCAGCAGAATCTCAGACAAAAGAG GTTCATTCTTCTAACAACAATCAGAGAAGTGATAACACAGTTGAGTGCTCTGGCAGTCCTCTAAGTCGAAAG ATATCAGCTAGATGGGATCCAGATGAAGCATGCCGGCCTGTCATTGATGATGCACCTGTATTTTATCCAACTGCCGAG GAGTTCGAAAATACACTTGGTTACATAGCAGAGATTTGGCCACAGGCTGAATCTTATGGTATTTGTCGGATTGTCCCTCCACGTTCCTGGATCCCTCCTTGCCCTCTTAAAGAGAAAGACATGTGGGAAAATGCTAAATTCTCTACTCGTGTTCAGCAAGTtgacttgcttcaaaatagagagtccatgaaaaagaaaactagAGGTCGGAAGCGAAAACGAAGAAGACACTCAAGGAGACGTGCAGAAGCTAATGCTGCTTCTGAGACCGATGAGAAGTTTGGGTTCCAGTCAGGATCAGACTTTACATTTGCAGAGTTTCAGAGACAAGCCTCTACTTTCAAGGAAAGTTACTTTGGAACACATGAATTTAAGGAGGGTTCAAATTCTGGTGGAACTAACAACAAAAGATGGGAACCCTCTGTGGAGGATATTGAAGGTGAATACTGGCGCATAGTAGAGCAACCAACAGATGAGGTTGAG GTTTACTATGGAGCTGACTTGGAAACAGGAGTGTTTGGAAGTGGGTTTCCCAAGGCATCGTCTGTGGTAACTAGGAGTGAGTCAGATCATTATGCAATGTCAGGCTGGAATCTAAATAACTTGCCTCGCTTGCCTGGTTCTGTACTATGTTTTGAGGAAAGCGATATCTCGGGAGTTCTAGTCCCATGGCTCTATGTTGGGATGTGCTTTTCTTCGTTTTGTTGG CATGTTGAGGACCACCACCTCTATTCCCTAAATTATCTACACTTCGGTGACCCAAAGGTATGGTATGGAGTGCCTGGAAGCCATGCTACCTCTTTGGAACAAGCAATGAGAAAGCATTTGCCGGATTTGTTTGAGGAACAACCTGATTTACTCAATGAACTG GTCACTCAGCTATCTCCTTCAGTTTTAAAGTCTGAGGGTGTACCTGTGCATCGAGCTATCCAACATTCTGGGGAGTTTGTTCTTACCTTTCCGAGGGCATATCATTCTGGATTTAATTGTGGCTTCAATTGTGCTGAGGCAGTAAATGTCGCCCCTGTTGACTGGTTGCAACATGGCCAAACTGCAGTTGAGCTTTACAGTAAGCAGTGCCGCAAGACGTCACTGTCACACGACAAATTGTTACTGGGGTCAGCTCTGGAAGCCGTGCAGGTCCTCGGGGAAATATCACTCGGAACAAAACTTATTACCAACCAGAGCTGGCAAAAAGTTTGTGGCAAAGATGGTGTGCTCACCAAAGCAGTTAAG AGACGAGTGGAGATGGAGGAGGAAAGACTGGATCGTCTTCCAATTTGTTGGAAGTCGCAAAAGATGGAAAGAGAATTTGATTCAAACACTGAGAGAGAATGCTTTTCTTGCTCCTATGACTTGCACTTATCTGCTGCCAGCTGCAACTGCTCTCCTGACCGATTTTCATGTCTTAAACATGCAAAGCATTTCTGTTCATGTGAAATGACTCAGAGATATGTCCTTCTCCGCTACAGTATTGAGGAATTAAATTTGCTGGTTAAAGCGTTGGAAGGGGAGTTGGATGCCATTCACGTATGGGCATCTAAGGATTCTGGAGTAGTTTCTATAGACTACACTCGTAAGTGCGCTGCTAAGAAGCCTAagctggatcaagattccaAGTCTTGCGATCCAATGGAAATTTTGCCAGTTTCACAAGATAAGGTTAACATGAATGGATCTTGCAGTTCCTCTAGTCCTGTTTCTTCTGCAGTAGTTCAGTCAGGATCACAGGATGGTCATAATGAAGATCAAACTTTGGCCGTGAATGCTGAGGCAAAGGTGGAGCATGATTGCAGTTTTGATTTGAATCTCAATTGTATGTCTGATGAACATGAAAGCAAGATAATTGACGTATCTGACGGCTGTGATAATAAGGCTAGTACAGTTGAGGAAGAGACATCCACATCAATGTCCAATCAAGAGAAGACTAGCACGTCTGAGGCTAATAAGTTGTTTGGTGTTGATCTTGGCTTATCACGTCCTGCTTCAAACATACCACCAATCAGTTCTTCACAAACTGAGATTGGCGATACCTCAGCTGTGAATGCATCCATGAGAGACCAAAGCTATCGATTAGGATGTTTGAGTGTTGTTGAGCCTTTGAATTTCGGAGCTGTCATGGCTGGGAAATATTGGTGCACTAAGCAGGCCATATATCCAAAAG GGTTTAGAAGCCGAGTTAATTTCTACAGTGTGCTGGACCCAACAAAACTGTGTAGTTATATATCAGAAGTTCTCGATGCTGGGCTTCTTGGACCCCTATTTAAG GTTAGTTTAGAAGAATTCCCAGATGAGGCTTTTGCAAATGTATCAGCAGACAAGTGCTGGGAGATGGTACTACATAGACTAAACAATGAAATAAGTAGACGGAGTAGTCTAGACGAAAGAGGGCCCCCTTTACAGTCTTTGCAGAGCATTAACGGGTTTGCAATGTTTGGCTTTCTCTCCCAACCTATTGTTGAG GCTATTGAGGCCCTTGATCCTGATCATCTATGCACAGAGTACTGGAATCACAGGTGTACGCAGCAGCATTCATCTGTACCAAGTTGCTCTCTAGGAGCGCCGCAGACAAAGCTATTTGGTATGAACATGACAAACAAGGAGCATAATCAACCATCTGTGGAGGGTCATCACTCAATCGATGAGATGCAGTTAGTTTTACGAAGACTCTTAGAGAAGGCGAATCCAAATCCCGAAGAGTTAAGGACATTACATAGAATGTTATCCAGTCAGTCAGCCGAAGCAAGAGTGGCATGCGCAGAATTGATTGAAGAGATGCAGAGAAATGTAGATAACAGGAAGTCATAG
- the LOC112203187 gene encoding proline-rich protein 36-like: FAILLQHNITAWAKPSPSSSSSLSTFLSSLQTQKNSQSQKTSTLLSHGASISLHSPHHRLSHPLQSILLRRRLRYSPNHLTPSPPPQPPPPSPLPPPSPSPPPPSPPSSPPPPRSRISRPSRLPPSPPSPLPLSPPSPLPPPPPAARATGQQLNNIIDALIGSGDFGSWVNIITAANPLALPLSATVFVPQNDAVTRVPAADPFLLPYHVVPQRLTFADLRLFKTNSRLPTLLPGKFIVVTSNSESNFTVDDSTITQPDVYVTANVVVHGVATVLDYSVYGVATVVSMPKPKQQPSPAPPSPGQLLPAGVSIPPWKSGATTPCLCVQFPVGLMVAFAVLGLRNYIW, encoded by the coding sequence TTCGCAATTCTGTTACAGCATAATATAACCGCCTGGGCAAAAccctctccctcttcttcttcttcactctccacttttctctcttctctccaaacccagaaaaattcTCAGTCACAGAAAACCTCAACCCTTCTCTCCCATGGCGCCTCCATCTCTCTTCATTCTCCTCATCACCGCCTCTCTCACCCTCTTCAATCCatcctcctccgccgccgcctCCGCTACTCCCCCAACCACCTCACCCCATCACcgccaccacaaccaccacctcCATCACCATTGCCacctccatcaccatcaccGCCGCCGCCGTCACCTCCATCATCACCTCCGCCTCCGCGATCAAGAATCTCAAGACCATCACGACTTCCGCCGTCGCCTCCATCCCCACTGCCGCTGTCGCCTCCATCTCCACTGCCTCCGCCTCCTCCGGCGGCACGAGCGACGGGGCAGCAACTCAACAACATCATCGACGCTTTGATCGGCTCAGGCGACTTCGGGAGCTGGGTCAACATCATCACGGCTGCGAATCCCCTCGCCCTTCCACTGAGCGCCACCGTCTTCGTGCCTCAAAACGACGCCGTGACGCGCGTGCCGGCCGCCGACCCGTTCCTGCTGCCTTACCACGTGGTGCCTCAGCGGCTCACCTTCGCCGACCTCCGCCTCTTCAAGACCAACTCTCGCCTCCCGACTCTCCTTCCCGGAAAGTTCATCGTCGTCACCAGCAATTCCGAGTCCAATTTCACCGTCGACGACTCGACTATCACCCAGCCCGACGTCTACGTCACCGCCAACGTCGTCGTCCACGGCGTCGCAACCGTTCTTGATTACTCTGTTTACGGCGTCGCAACCGTCGTCTCTATGCCGAAgccaaagcagcagccgtcgcCAGCGCCGCCGAGTCCAGGGCAGCTTCTTCCCGCCGGCGTCAGCATCCCGCCGTGGAAATCCGGTGCGACAACGCCGTGCCTCTGCGTTCAGTTTCCGGTTGGATTAATGGTGGCTTTTGCAGTTTTGGGGTTGAGGAATTACATTTGGTGA
- the LOC112166939 gene encoding disease resistance protein RPM1, translated as MALSAAVLLIGKLGAILENERTTIASVRDEIDSIRKELESMKAFLVDAEAYTAKTETEKLWIASIRDLAYEVEDIIDEFMYHMHEKQSGSRLSRRLHKTICFPKSLWFRRKTAKRLQKITKKIKDESERSQRFSVGPVGGATTSEDIHRLVQNQAESSFFSMEDELVGIEGKKQILMGWLMDEDQHQTVISVVGMGGSGKTTLAAKTFNNEGVKRHFHCCAWITVSQTSHDEGHLFRSLIMEFYKSRKEDVPENLNTISRRELIELLVNYLESKKYLVVLDDVWDIKVWREIKVSLQDRQLGSRIIVTTRKEEVAANSFGVKSHVHHIQPLLKNEAWELFCKKAFSSNEHKTCPPDFVSLACQLVEKCEGLPLAIVGLGGLMSSKNSLDQWQQVFNSLNWHMDNNSLLDPVKNILLLSFNDLPSQLKHCFLYCSLFPEDFVIRRKRLIRLWIAEGFFEHVKGITPEEVADGYLWELCFRSMLQVVKRNGTGRPKQVKMHDLMRELALSIAKRENFGHVYDGREGMEEISTRRLSIHTMSNGGEIQPWPGMSKIRSLLIFATDMSSLSFLNTLVSRCNLLRTLDLEDVQIDKLPDAVVYLFNLRYLNLSGTLIKELPKSIGRLRNLQYLKIEETMIEAIPQGIAKLLNLRYLTMFRLTGTTLDFKVASGTKAPSNICQLQKLQCLSMIESEGDTIRLIGNMTQLRVIGISNVKERDEIDLWVSIEKLTLLQSLLLMASNEEEILPVKAQFPSLPHLQKLQLIGRLQNLIPWFSSLHSLTTLVLHWSRLEDDVLPQIEALPNLTELILCEELCFRKGFVKLERLHLLNFASVKKITIEKGVMPNLRDLMVEQCTELSLMPLGLEYLSNLQFMGLAFVPVEVIKPIQKGGADRSKVQHIPEILHVFEQSFKRVYENLA; from the coding sequence ATGGCCTTATCTGCAGCAGTCCTATTAATTGGAAAACTTGGGGCAATTCTTGAGAACGAAAGAACAACCATAGCCAGTGTTCGTGATGAAATTGATAGCATTAGGAAGGAGCTTGAAAGCATGAAAGCTTTCCTAGTGGATGCGGAAGCCTACACAGCAAAAACTGAAACAGAGAAATTGTGGATTGCAAGCATCAGAGACTTGGCCTATGAAGTTGAAGATATCATTGATGAATTCATGTATCACATGCATGAGAAGCAAAGTGGGAGTCGACTTTCAAGGAGGCTACACAAAACCATTTGCTTTCCAAAAAGTCTTTGGTTTAGACGTAAAACTGCAAAGAGGTTACAGAAAATCACTAAAAAGATCAAAGACGAATCAGAAAGGAGTCAAAGGTTCAGTGTTGGCCCTGTAGGAGGAGCAACTACATCTGAAGATATTCACAGATTGGTGCAGAACCAAGCGGAGTCTTCGTTTTTCAGTATGGAAGACGAACTGGTTGGGATTGAAGGCAAGAAGCAAATACTAATGGGATGGCTCATGGATGAAGATCAACACCAAACTGTTATATCTGTGGTTGGCATGGGAGGTTCTGGAAAGACAACTCTAGCTGCCAAGACCTTCAACAATGAAGGGGTGAAGagacattttcattgttgtGCGTGGATTACCGTTTCCCAAACTTCTCATGATGAGGGACACTTGTTTCGAAGCTTGATCATGGAATTCTACAAATCAAGAAAGGAAGATGTCCCTGAAAATTTGAATACCATCAGCAGAAGAGAATTGATAGAGTTACTAGTTAACTACTTGGAGTCCAAAAAATACCTAGTTGTTCTAGATGACGTGTGGGATATAAAAGTTTGGAGAGAAATAAAGGTATCACTTCAAGATAGGCAACTCGGAAGTCGAATCATAGTTACAACTCGAAAAGAAGAAGTAGCAGCCAATTCTTTTGGAGTTAAAAGCCATGTTCACCATATTCAACCCCTGCTAAAGAATGAGGCTTGGGAGCTCTTCTGCAAAAAAGCATTCTCATCTAACGAGCACAAAACTTGTCCACCTGATTTTGTGTCATTAGCTTGCCAACTTGTGGAAAAGTGTGAAGGCCTTCCTCTGGCTATTGTGGGTTTAGGTGGTCTTATGTCTTCCAAGAATTCGCTAGATCAATGGCAGCAAGTCTTCAACAGCTTGAATTGGCATATGGATAACAATTCATTGCTAGACCCTGTGAAAAACATCTTGTTGCTGAGTTTCAATGATTTGCCATCTCAATTGAAACATTGCTTCCTCTATTGCTCTCTATTCCCAGAAGATTTTGTAATTAGAAGAAAAAGGCTCATTAGATTGTGGATAGCTGAAGGATTTTTCGAACATGTGAAAGGGATCACGCCCGAAGAAGTTGCAGATGGCTATCTTTGGGAACTCTGCTTCCGTAGCATGTTACAAGTTGTAAAGAGAAATGGAACAGGAAGACCGAAACAAGTTAAGATGCATGATCTGATGCGAGAGCTTGCTTTGTCGATAGCCAAGAGGGAAAATTTTGGCCATGTATACGACGGGAGAGAAGGAATGGAAGAGATCTCAACCCGTCGCTTGTCAATTCACACAATGAGTAATGGAGGAGAAATTCAACCATGGCCGGGTATGTCAAAGATTCGTTCTCTTCTTATCTTTGCAACTGACATGTCCTCATTGTCTTTCTTAAATACACTGGTTTCTCGATGCAATTTGTTGAGGACTCTAGACTTGGAGGATGTCCAAATTGATAAACTGCCAGATGCAGTTGTTTACTTGTTCAACTTGAGATATTTAAATTTGAGTGGTACTTtaatcaaggaacttccaaagtCCATAGGGCGTCTCCGCAACCTTCAATATTTGAAAATCGAGGAAACCATGATAGAGGCAATTCCACAAGGAATTGCAAAGTTGTTGAACCTGCGTTATCTAACTATGTTTCGGTTGACTGGAACCACTCTGGACTTCAAAGTTGCGAGTGGGACAAAAGCGCCATCAAATATTTGTCAATTACAGAAATTGCAATGTTTATCAATGATTGAATCAGAAGGGGATACTATTAGACTTATCGGCAACATGACTCAACTCAGGGTCATCGGCATATCGAATGTGAAAGAAAGAGATGAGATTGACCTTTGGGTCTCAATTGAAAAGTTGACTTTGCTTCAATCTTTGCTTTTAATGGCAAGTAATGAAGAGGAAATCCTTCCGGTGAAAGCACAATTTCCCTCACTTCCGCACCTTCAAAAGCTTCAATTGATTGGTAGACTGCAAAACCTAATACCTTGGTTTTCTTCACTGCATAGCCTTACAACTCTAGTTCTGCACTGGTCAAGACTAGAAGATGATGTACTACCTCAAATTGAAGCACTGCCCAATTTGACAGAGCTTATTCTTTGTGAAGAGTTGTGTTTCCGCAAAGGCTTTGTAAAGCTGGAGAGGTTGCATTTGTTGAATTTTGCCTCGGTGAAAAAGATTACTATAGAAAAAGGAGTGATGCCAAATCTCCGGGACTTAATGGTTGAACAGTGCACGGAATTGTCTCTAATGCCACTAGGCCTTGAATACCTTTCTAATCTACAATTTATGGGCTTGGCATTTGTTCCCGTTGAAGTTATAAAGCCCATTCAGAAAGGAGGTGCGGATCGGTCTAAGGTACAACACATCCCCGAGATCTTACATGTTTTCGAACAGTCATTCAAGCGGGTCTACGAAAACTTGGCGTAG
- the LOC112166940 gene encoding 60S ribosomal protein L27a-3: MTTRLKKNRKKRGHVSAGHGRIGKHRKHPGGRGNAGGMHHHRILFDKYHPGYFGKVGMRYFHKLRNKFYCPIVNVDKLWSLVPQEVKDKATKNDVPLIDVTQHGFFKILGKGKLPADRPVVVKAKLISKVAEKKIKEAGGAVVLTA; this comes from the coding sequence ATGACGACCCGGTTGAAGAAAAACCGAAAGAAGAGAGGCCACGTCAGCGCCGGTCACGGCCGGATCGGGAAGCACCGGAAGCACCCCGGCGGGCGGGGAAACGCCGGAGGGATGCACCACCACCGGATCCTGTTCGACAAGTACCACCCGGGGTATTTCGGTAAAGTGGGCATGAGGTACTTCCACAAGCTCCGCAACAAGTTCTACTGCCCCATCGTCAACGTCGACAAGCTCTGGTCCCTGGTGCCGCAGGAGGTCAAGGACAAGGCCACCAAAAACGACGTGCCGTTGATTGACGTGACGCAGCACGGGTTCTTCAAGATTTTGGGTAAGGGGAAGCTGCCGGCGGACCGGCCTGTGGTGGTGAAGGCCAAGCTCATTTCGAAGGTGGCCGAGAAGAAGATCAAGGAGGCGGGCGGCGCTGTGGTTCTCACCGCCTAG
- the LOC112164886 gene encoding protein ROOT PRIMORDIUM DEFECTIVE 1 has translation MGTQVMRLIMKQQPHYRLLGVRLKTTSSQYVASRARDPTFEKLMDKYKNLVKVVAVQDLILANPSDPAVSVDFLSRLSQKLHLNRGAVAFLRKYPHIFHIYHDPIKGQTRCTLTDTAFRISEEEAEAINASLPLVVDRLVRLLSMSTSKMLPLRAIFKVCRELGLPDDFEESVISKNSQLFQLCDAHEPNTHNLKLVGAISDKFVAAVENWRVEEYCKEGCSVGRAELQFSFKHGYPPGMRLRKNFRAKVKEWQKLPYIGPYDEVTEKRLSKAGMIVGEKRAVAIVHEFLNLTVERMVEVEKISHFRKWFGFDLNIRDLFLDHPGMFYLSTKGKRHTVFLREAYERGCLIHPNPVYNARRKLLDLVVLGRHDMLTGDTKMRSIANSKEAEFLEQYNGETSDSD, from the coding sequence ATGGGTACCCAAGTTATGAGATTGATAATGAAGCAGCAGCCCCACTATCGGTTATTGGGTGTTCGGTTGAAAACAACCTCATCACAGTATGTAGCATCAAGAGCCAGAGATCCCACGTTTGAGAAACTAATGGATAAGTACAAGAACCTTGTCAAAGTCGTTGCAGTGCAAGATCTCATCCTGGCAAACCCAAGTGACCCTGCAGTTTCTGTTGATTTTCTCTCCAGGCTCTCCCAAAAACTCCATCTCAACCGTGGTGCAGTCGCCTTCCTCCGCAAATACCCTCATATCTTCCACATATACCATGACCCAATAAAGGGACAGACACGATGCACATTAACTGATACTGCTTTTCGAAtttcagaagaagaagcagaggcTATTAATGCCTCATTGCCACTTGTTGTTGATCGATTGGTTCGGCTTCTGTCCATGTCGACTTCCAAGATGTTGCCACTGCGCGCCATTTTTAAAGTTTGCAGGGAACTTGGGCTTCCTGATGATTTTGAGGAGTCTGTAATATCTAAAAACTCCCAGCTTTTTCAACTTTGCGATGCTCATGAACCCAACACTCATAACTTGAAACTGGTTGGTGCAATTTCTGACAAGTTTGTTGCAGCTGTTGAGAATTGGAGGGTAGAGGAATATTGCAAAGAGGGTTGCAGTGTTGGTAGGGCTGAACTTCAGTTTAGTTTTAAGCATGGATATCCTCCAGGGATGAGGTTAAGAAAGAATTTCAGAGCCAAGGTTAAAGAATGGCAGAAGTTGCCATACAtcgggccatatgatgaggtcACAGAGAAGAGGTTGTCTAAAGCTGGAATGATAGTTGGGGAGAAACGAGCAGTTGCAATAGTTCATGAGTTCTTGAATCTGACAGTTGAGAGGATGGTTGAAGTGGAGAAAATCAGTCATTTCAGAAAATGGTTTGGGTTTGATTTGAATATAAGGGATTTGTTCCTGGATCACCCTGGGATGTTTTATTTGTCTACCAAGGGAAAGAGACACACTGTTTTTCTGAGAGAAGCTTATGAGAGAGGGTGTTTGATTCACCCAAATCCGGTTTATAATGCAAGGAGAAAGCTACTGGATCTTGTTGTTTTGGGACGTCATGATATGTTAACTGGTGACACAAAGATGAGGAGTATTGCTAATAGCAAGGAGGCTGAGTTTCTGGAGCAGTACAATGGAGAAACCTCTGACTCTGATTAG